In Rhodococcus sp. OK302, one genomic interval encodes:
- a CDS encoding C40 family peptidase: MASHSFKRSATLVVAGALAAGAFATTAAPASAAPITIPGVGTFDIPDVSIPALPVIPGVTDTGSLAPLTQAAPAAPISTIGEQAVRAAESKLGSPYVYGAAGPDAFDCSGLIQWAYKQAGLNIPRTSYDQAAAGIAVAQSDLRVGDVISFYGGSHSGIYAGNGNVIHASTAGQPVKVAPVSSMPYDGARRF; encoded by the coding sequence GTGGCGTCACATAGTTTCAAGCGTTCGGCGACTTTGGTAGTCGCAGGCGCACTGGCAGCCGGAGCATTCGCTACCACCGCTGCACCCGCCTCGGCAGCCCCCATCACCATCCCCGGCGTCGGAACCTTCGACATCCCGGATGTTTCGATCCCCGCACTTCCGGTAATTCCCGGTGTCACTGACACGGGTTCACTTGCGCCCCTCACGCAGGCTGCACCGGCCGCTCCCATCTCCACCATTGGTGAGCAGGCTGTTCGCGCCGCAGAGAGCAAGCTGGGCTCCCCGTACGTGTACGGCGCAGCGGGTCCGGACGCATTCGATTGCTCCGGCCTCATCCAGTGGGCGTACAAGCAGGCCGGTCTCAACATCCCGCGTACGAGCTACGACCAGGCCGCTGCCGGTATCGCGGTTGCGCAGTCCGACCTTCGCGTCGGCGACGTGATTTCGTTCTACGGCGGATCGCACTCGGGCATCTACGCCGGCAACGGCAATGTCATCCATGCATCGACCGCAGGTCAGCCCGTGAAGGTGGCTCCCGTGTCGTCGATGCCGTACGACGGCGCTCGCCGCTTCTGA
- a CDS encoding Lrp/AsnC family transcriptional regulator, with amino-acid sequence MINAIVMIHAESARIPETAQAVADIPGVSEVYSCAGDIDLIAVVKVRDHAQIADVVTGGINKVHGVTKTATHIAFQSFSSADVEAGFSLGE; translated from the coding sequence ATGATCAACGCCATCGTCATGATTCACGCCGAATCCGCACGGATCCCGGAGACAGCACAGGCCGTCGCCGATATCCCCGGCGTCAGCGAGGTGTACTCCTGTGCAGGTGATATCGACCTGATTGCGGTGGTCAAAGTGCGGGACCACGCTCAGATCGCAGACGTCGTCACCGGTGGCATCAACAAGGTTCACGGAGTGACGAAGACCGCCACCCACATTGCGTTCCAGTCCTTCTCCAGCGCTGACGTCGAGGCTGGTTTCTCCCTCGGCGAATGA
- the trpD gene encoding anthranilate phosphoribosyltransferase, translating into MAGTDASNAVNADSSAVVRSWPMILGLLTDGHDLSLDDSRWAMREIMSDNASSAQIAAFGVGLKMKGETPAELQGLADAMLEHSKAVPVDSDVVDIVGTGGDRSNTVNISTMASIVVAASGIRVVKHGNRAASSKSGGADVLEALGVRINLGPEQVARCVDEVGIGFCFAPVFHPALRFAAAPRKEIGIPTAFNVLGPLTNPARPRAGLIGCAFPKLISVVAGVLAQRGNSALVVRGDDGLDELTTSTTSTVYVVADGKVRIATLDPRDLGIARVPLDQLRGGDADVNAAAARTLLSGEAGPVRDAVLLNAGAAIAAFNGVGDDLEGAIAAGMASAATAIDSGAAAELLRRWASLTVALTEGA; encoded by the coding sequence ATGGCCGGCACCGACGCATCCAACGCTGTGAACGCCGATTCGAGTGCCGTGGTGCGGTCCTGGCCGATGATTCTCGGGTTACTCACCGACGGGCACGATCTTTCGTTGGACGACTCTCGTTGGGCGATGCGCGAGATCATGTCCGACAACGCGAGTTCCGCGCAGATCGCTGCGTTCGGTGTGGGTCTGAAGATGAAGGGCGAGACGCCTGCCGAGTTGCAGGGCCTCGCCGACGCCATGCTCGAACATTCCAAAGCCGTGCCCGTGGATTCCGACGTCGTCGACATCGTGGGGACGGGAGGCGACCGCTCCAACACGGTCAACATCTCGACAATGGCCTCAATTGTGGTGGCAGCATCGGGAATTCGCGTCGTCAAGCACGGTAACCGTGCGGCGTCGTCCAAGAGTGGTGGTGCCGACGTGCTCGAGGCATTGGGCGTGCGAATCAACTTGGGCCCGGAGCAAGTGGCGCGTTGCGTCGACGAGGTAGGCATCGGATTCTGCTTCGCACCCGTATTCCATCCGGCCCTGCGATTTGCCGCGGCTCCGCGTAAGGAAATCGGAATCCCGACGGCATTCAATGTGCTGGGTCCGCTGACCAACCCGGCACGTCCGCGTGCGGGATTGATCGGGTGTGCGTTTCCGAAGCTGATTTCAGTGGTTGCGGGAGTGCTTGCGCAGCGCGGTAATTCGGCATTGGTGGTGCGCGGTGACGACGGATTGGACGAGTTGACCACGTCGACTACGTCGACGGTCTACGTTGTTGCCGACGGCAAGGTCAGAATCGCAACGTTGGACCCGCGCGACCTCGGCATCGCGCGCGTTCCCTTGGATCAGTTGCGGGGAGGTGACGCAGACGTGAATGCGGCCGCGGCGAGAACCCTGCTGTCGGGTGAGGCCGGACCGGTCCGAGACGCAGTGCTACTCAACGCCGGTGCCGCCATCGCAGCCTTCAACGGCGTCGGTGACGACCTGGAAGGCGCGATTGCGGCCGGTATGGCATCGGCCGCCACCGCAATCGACAGTGGCGCGGCCGCGGAGTTGTTGCGCCGGTGGGCGTCGCTCACGGTGGCGTTGACCGAAGGCGCCTGA
- a CDS encoding polyketide cyclase / dehydrase and lipid transport — MSSIQVADQTFIAAPPERVAELLSSRAQWRRWWRDLELEVREDRGPAGFRWGVSGQLVGTMEVWLEPVMDGAIVHYFLHAEPVGVSPSGLAGLDLAGMNRKRRVDGKVMAFAIKRELEAGRPAGVSPA; from the coding sequence GTGAGCAGCATTCAGGTCGCAGACCAGACATTTATCGCGGCACCGCCCGAGCGCGTCGCCGAACTGTTGTCTTCGCGCGCGCAATGGCGTCGTTGGTGGCGAGATCTCGAGCTCGAGGTCCGTGAGGATCGCGGACCCGCAGGCTTCCGTTGGGGTGTGTCGGGCCAGCTCGTGGGCACAATGGAGGTGTGGCTCGAACCGGTGATGGACGGAGCGATCGTCCATTACTTCCTTCATGCCGAACCGGTCGGTGTGTCGCCATCCGGTCTGGCCGGACTCGATCTGGCCGGGATGAACCGCAAACGTCGTGTCGACGGCAAGGTGATGGCCTTTGCTATCAAGCGTGAATTGGAAGCCGGACGTCCGGCAGGCGTGTCGCCGGCCTGA
- a CDS encoding AMP-dependent synthetase/ligase: MPEYSAPQTFTIPEDASAVDSVFAFAKTKPAAIVYKRKVGSSWVDVTAGEFAAQVTAVAKGFIAIGVKQGDRVGLMSATRYEWPLIDYAIWAAGGVTVPIYETSAAEQVRWILEDSEAIDLIVENDTHAATVQDVAAAAPALRTVYQIDAPAGGRSAIDELTALGAGISDEDVQARVDALKSSDPATLIYTSGTTGRPKGCQLTHSNLIAESKGIQASNLGELLRTPGVRSLMFLPLAHVLARAVSIASFDSGAALGHTSDIPNLVPTFGEFKPDFILSVPRVFEKVYNSARAKAHGDGKGKIFDAAADTAIAWSEAQDSGGPGIVLKLKHALFDKLVYSKLRAALGGQCQLAISGGAPLGARLGHFFRGIGITIYEGYGLTETTAAFAVNTIGAQKVGSVGKPLAGNSVRIADDGEILLSGPVVFTEYWRNEKATAESIKDGWFHTGDLGTVDNEGFITITGRKKEIIVTAGGKNVSPAQLEDSLRAHPLISQAIVVGDQKPFIGALITIDAEALPAWNERNNKAAGTTAADLVTDGELVGEIQDAIDETNKLVSHAEAIKKFKILPVDFSEDTGELTPTMKLKRNVVHASFAAEIDMIYAK; this comes from the coding sequence GTGCCTGAATACAGCGCACCCCAGACGTTCACGATTCCCGAGGATGCCTCCGCGGTCGACTCGGTGTTCGCCTTCGCGAAGACAAAGCCGGCGGCAATCGTCTACAAGCGCAAGGTCGGATCCTCTTGGGTCGACGTCACTGCAGGCGAGTTCGCCGCGCAGGTGACCGCAGTCGCCAAGGGCTTCATCGCCATCGGAGTCAAGCAGGGCGATCGCGTCGGACTGATGTCCGCGACTCGCTACGAATGGCCGCTGATCGACTACGCCATCTGGGCAGCCGGCGGCGTCACGGTCCCGATCTACGAAACCTCCGCTGCCGAGCAGGTCCGCTGGATCCTCGAGGATTCCGAAGCGATCGATCTCATCGTCGAAAACGACACCCACGCCGCCACAGTCCAGGACGTGGCCGCGGCAGCGCCGGCGCTGCGCACGGTCTATCAGATCGACGCTCCAGCAGGCGGACGCAGCGCCATCGACGAACTGACTGCCTTGGGCGCCGGCATTTCCGACGAGGACGTGCAGGCCCGCGTCGACGCACTGAAGTCCTCCGATCCCGCAACCCTGATCTACACGTCCGGCACCACCGGTCGCCCCAAGGGCTGCCAGCTGACACACTCCAACCTCATCGCCGAGTCGAAGGGCATCCAAGCGTCCAACCTCGGCGAACTCTTGCGGACCCCAGGCGTCCGCTCACTGATGTTCCTGCCCTTGGCTCACGTCCTCGCTCGCGCCGTCAGCATCGCGTCCTTCGATTCCGGTGCAGCACTGGGACACACCAGCGACATCCCGAACCTCGTACCTACCTTCGGTGAATTCAAACCGGACTTCATCCTCTCGGTACCCCGCGTGTTCGAGAAGGTCTACAACAGCGCCCGCGCAAAAGCCCACGGTGACGGCAAGGGCAAAATCTTCGATGCGGCAGCTGATACGGCAATCGCTTGGAGCGAGGCACAAGACAGTGGCGGCCCCGGCATTGTCCTCAAGCTCAAGCACGCCCTGTTCGACAAGCTCGTCTACTCCAAGCTACGCGCCGCACTCGGCGGGCAGTGCCAGTTGGCTATCTCAGGCGGCGCCCCGCTGGGCGCCCGCCTCGGCCACTTCTTCCGCGGCATCGGCATCACGATCTACGAGGGCTACGGCCTCACCGAAACCACAGCAGCCTTCGCAGTCAACACGATCGGTGCCCAGAAGGTCGGATCCGTCGGAAAGCCGTTGGCCGGCAACTCCGTTCGCATCGCTGACGACGGTGAAATCCTGCTATCCGGCCCCGTGGTCTTCACCGAATACTGGCGCAACGAGAAGGCGACCGCCGAGTCCATCAAAGACGGCTGGTTCCACACCGGAGACCTCGGTACCGTCGACAACGAGGGCTTCATCACGATCACCGGTCGCAAGAAGGAAATCATCGTCACCGCCGGCGGAAAGAACGTCTCCCCCGCGCAGCTCGAAGATTCGCTTCGCGCACACCCTCTCATCAGTCAGGCAATTGTGGTCGGCGACCAGAAGCCGTTCATCGGTGCACTCATCACCATCGACGCCGAAGCGCTTCCGGCGTGGAACGAGCGCAACAACAAGGCCGCCGGCACCACGGCAGCCGACCTCGTGACCGACGGCGAACTCGTCGGCGAAATACAGGACGCGATCGACGAAACCAACAAACTCGTCTCACACGCCGAAGCGATCAAGAAGTTCAAGATCCTCCCGGTCGACTTCTCCGAGGACACAGGCGAACTCACACCCACGATGAAGCTCAAGCGCAATGTCGTGCACGCTTCGTTCGCCGCTGAAATCGACATGATCTACGCGAAGTAG
- a CDS encoding DEDD exonuclease domain-containing protein has translation MSPASAEAFPAASELSPHNGRQLSFDELDTPLSETTFVVVDLETTGGSADQDSITEIGAVKIRGGQVLGEMATLIDPGRSIPPYIVELTGITDAMLINAPRIDRVLPAFLEFAEGAVLVAHNAPFDIGFLKAAASRTNRPWPAFRVLCTVKLARRVLTRDEAPSVKLSALAHLFQVSTQPTHRALDDARATVDVLHGLIDRVGNQGVHSYSELIDYLPNISSHQRAKRSFATDLPRSPGVYLFRGPSDEALYIGTAVDLRRRVRTYFTGSETRGRMKEMVALATRVDHVECSHALEAGVRELRLLAAHAPPYNRRSKFPKRGWWITLTDEAFPRLSVARTPTPHCVGPFSSRATALDVAETVAEFTGLRTCTKRLPRGAVHGPACPAREVGSCPASPPAGSAVATDITEEQYASTTDEVRTFLLGHHDRPLQRMKDRIERLSADAHFETAARLRDRTAAVAVALQRTQRLAAVAAIDQLVLAHPAPEGGWELAVIRAGRLASAGLARRGTHPMPVVDALVASAETVLPDDAPLRGAPPEELGLIVRWLGSDGIRIVSATSGYAEPAMGAGRWADWCQLAKAGAQSEPRRDPL, from the coding sequence GTGAGTCCTGCCTCCGCCGAAGCTTTTCCCGCCGCCTCTGAACTCAGCCCACACAACGGGCGTCAGTTGTCGTTCGACGAACTGGACACACCGCTCAGTGAGACCACGTTCGTCGTCGTCGACCTCGAAACAACGGGCGGCAGTGCGGATCAAGATTCGATCACCGAAATCGGCGCCGTCAAGATTCGCGGTGGACAAGTGCTCGGCGAGATGGCAACGCTGATAGATCCCGGACGATCGATCCCGCCCTACATCGTCGAACTGACCGGAATCACGGACGCAATGCTGATCAATGCTCCCCGGATCGATCGAGTTCTGCCCGCATTTCTCGAATTCGCCGAGGGTGCCGTCCTCGTGGCTCACAACGCCCCGTTCGACATCGGATTCCTCAAAGCCGCAGCGTCACGCACCAACCGCCCGTGGCCGGCCTTCCGGGTCCTCTGCACGGTCAAACTCGCCCGGCGGGTCCTCACCCGGGACGAAGCACCCTCGGTGAAGCTCTCCGCGCTCGCGCATCTCTTCCAAGTCAGCACCCAGCCGACGCACCGTGCCCTCGACGACGCCCGGGCAACCGTCGACGTCCTCCACGGATTGATCGACCGCGTCGGCAACCAGGGCGTCCACAGTTACAGCGAACTGATCGACTATCTGCCCAATATCTCGTCGCATCAGCGGGCAAAGCGATCCTTTGCGACCGACCTCCCCCGAAGTCCGGGTGTGTATCTCTTTCGCGGCCCGTCCGACGAAGCTCTATACATCGGGACTGCGGTAGATCTGCGCCGCCGGGTCCGCACCTACTTCACCGGCTCCGAAACCCGCGGCCGTATGAAGGAGATGGTGGCCTTGGCCACCCGCGTCGATCACGTCGAGTGTTCCCACGCTCTCGAGGCCGGCGTACGCGAGCTACGCCTCCTCGCTGCACATGCTCCCCCGTATAACCGGCGCTCGAAGTTCCCCAAACGCGGTTGGTGGATCACCCTCACGGACGAGGCCTTTCCGAGGCTGTCCGTCGCCCGCACCCCAACTCCCCATTGTGTGGGACCGTTCAGCTCGCGTGCCACCGCGCTCGATGTGGCGGAGACCGTCGCTGAGTTCACCGGTTTGCGCACCTGCACCAAACGGTTACCCCGAGGTGCCGTCCACGGACCTGCCTGCCCCGCACGCGAGGTAGGTTCCTGTCCGGCAAGTCCCCCAGCCGGAAGCGCTGTCGCTACCGACATCACGGAAGAGCAGTACGCGTCCACCACAGACGAGGTTCGCACATTTCTGCTGGGCCACCACGACCGTCCCTTGCAACGGATGAAGGACCGAATCGAAAGATTGTCTGCCGACGCCCACTTCGAGACTGCGGCCCGACTTCGAGATCGAACTGCCGCAGTTGCCGTCGCACTGCAACGGACCCAGCGACTCGCCGCCGTCGCCGCAATAGATCAGTTGGTTCTGGCCCACCCCGCTCCCGAGGGAGGCTGGGAATTGGCAGTGATACGAGCGGGCCGACTCGCCTCCGCAGGGCTCGCTCGACGAGGTACCCATCCCATGCCGGTAGTCGACGCCCTCGTCGCTTCAGCAGAAACGGTGCTACCCGACGACGCTCCCCTCCGCGGCGCACCCCCGGAAGAACTCGGTTTGATCGTCCGTTGGCTCGGCTCCGACGGCATCCGAATCGTCTCGGCCACATCGGGATACGCGGAGCCTGCGATGGGCGCCGGGCGCTGGGCGGACTGGTGCCAACTCGCCAAGGCCGGAGCCCAATCCGAGCCACGGCGAGACCCACTGTGA
- a CDS encoding glycosyltransferase family 4 protein yields MRRTLLVTNDFPPRPGGIQSYLHTFAKHLPADKLVVYAPRWRGDSHKKFDAAQPFEVVRHPTTLMIPTPFVARRAAKLVEKHDCESVWFGAAAPLALLAPVVRRAGASRVIASTHGHEVGWSMIPGARQSLRAIGDHTDTVTFVSKYTRGRFASAFGAQAALEHLPSGVDTTVFHPDSAARSELRNRYGLGDRPTILCLSRLVPRKGQDMLIKALPAIRKSIDGAVLVIVGGGPYEDRLRELVRKTGMDDHVVFTGTVPAAELAAHHTIADVFAMPCRTRGAGLDVEGLGIVYLEASASGVPVIAGRSGGAPETVQQNKTGLVVDGTSVADVAASVIEVLSDRDRAAAMGAAGRDWVGAEWKWDTLALKLQKLLG; encoded by the coding sequence ATGCGCCGGACCCTTTTGGTGACCAATGATTTTCCGCCCAGGCCGGGCGGGATCCAGTCGTACCTTCACACTTTCGCGAAGCATCTTCCGGCAGACAAGTTGGTTGTCTATGCGCCGCGGTGGCGCGGAGATTCGCACAAGAAGTTCGATGCCGCTCAACCTTTCGAGGTTGTCAGGCATCCCACGACGTTGATGATCCCGACACCGTTTGTGGCCAGACGCGCTGCGAAGCTGGTCGAGAAACATGACTGCGAGTCGGTGTGGTTCGGTGCCGCTGCTCCACTTGCGTTGCTGGCACCCGTAGTTCGCCGCGCCGGTGCGTCTCGGGTTATCGCGAGCACTCACGGGCACGAGGTCGGCTGGTCGATGATTCCCGGGGCGAGGCAGTCGTTGCGGGCGATCGGTGATCACACGGACACCGTGACGTTTGTCAGCAAGTACACGCGCGGAAGATTCGCCTCGGCGTTCGGTGCTCAGGCGGCGTTGGAGCATTTGCCTTCCGGCGTGGATACGACTGTGTTTCATCCGGATTCGGCGGCGCGGTCCGAGTTGCGCAATCGCTACGGGTTGGGGGATCGGCCGACGATCCTGTGTCTGTCGAGGTTGGTTCCCCGCAAGGGTCAGGACATGTTGATCAAGGCGCTTCCGGCTATTCGGAAGAGTATCGACGGTGCGGTTCTCGTGATCGTGGGCGGCGGACCCTACGAAGATCGTCTTCGGGAACTTGTCCGCAAGACGGGGATGGACGACCACGTTGTCTTCACCGGCACCGTTCCGGCAGCTGAGTTGGCAGCGCACCACACGATTGCCGATGTCTTTGCGATGCCGTGTCGCACCCGGGGCGCTGGCCTCGACGTCGAAGGTTTGGGGATCGTGTATCTGGAGGCGTCTGCTTCCGGCGTCCCGGTTATCGCGGGTCGTAGCGGCGGTGCTCCGGAAACGGTGCAGCAGAACAAGACCGGGCTCGTCGTTGACGGAACATCGGTTGCCGACGTCGCGGCTTCGGTGATCGAGGTGCTCTCCGATCGGGATCGGGCAGCCGCCATGGGCGCTGCCGGCCGCGACTGGGTTGGTGCCGAATGGAAGTGGGACACACTCGCTTTGAAATTGCAGAAGCTACTGGGCTGA
- a CDS encoding C40 family peptidase, which produces MVSSKKFSRVRTALTVSALAIGLVALPALPATADPVISNPTEALEKLGELARVSEQTNEALHNAQIDLDAKEALRLDADARFTTDQERYDAANVRVSEVAPAVNRIATANYQGARTNRLFALMVSDSPQQLLDQMSALDVISNDAAVQVRQFNDATVDARRAAESSKQSADEARTAADQAKALSDDLQRKQSELQAQVAEVTKAFDNLTESERVQLSGTTFPPGVDASKILANLTPGSGTAALQAGLTRIGDPYVWGATGPNEFDCSGLVVWSYKQVGKTLPRSSQAQAEGGTPISRDQLQPGDIVTFYSDNSHVGIYAGDGNILHASTFGVPVKVQSMAGMQFSTARRY; this is translated from the coding sequence GTGGTTTCATCGAAGAAGTTCAGTCGGGTCCGTACTGCGCTGACGGTAAGTGCGTTGGCTATTGGGCTCGTCGCGTTGCCGGCGTTGCCGGCGACTGCCGATCCGGTGATCAGCAACCCCACCGAGGCGCTCGAGAAACTTGGGGAACTTGCCCGGGTGTCCGAACAGACCAACGAGGCATTGCACAACGCACAGATTGATTTGGATGCAAAAGAAGCGTTGCGCCTCGATGCCGATGCGCGCTTCACGACGGATCAGGAGCGATACGACGCGGCAAACGTACGGGTTTCCGAGGTTGCGCCGGCTGTGAATCGTATTGCGACGGCGAACTATCAGGGTGCGCGGACCAATCGCCTTTTTGCGTTGATGGTTAGTGATTCTCCGCAGCAGTTGCTCGATCAGATGTCGGCACTCGACGTCATCTCCAATGATGCGGCCGTGCAGGTCCGTCAGTTCAACGACGCTACTGTCGACGCTCGCCGGGCCGCGGAATCCTCGAAGCAGTCGGCGGATGAAGCGCGGACGGCGGCCGACCAGGCGAAGGCGCTCAGTGACGATCTGCAGCGGAAGCAAAGTGAGCTTCAGGCGCAGGTTGCCGAGGTTACCAAGGCCTTCGACAATCTGACGGAGTCCGAACGTGTGCAGTTGAGTGGGACAACCTTCCCTCCCGGAGTCGACGCTAGCAAAATTCTGGCTAACTTGACGCCCGGGTCGGGCACTGCAGCACTCCAGGCCGGACTGACCCGAATCGGTGATCCCTATGTTTGGGGAGCTACCGGACCCAATGAGTTCGACTGCTCCGGACTTGTCGTGTGGTCCTACAAGCAGGTCGGGAAGACCCTGCCGCGGTCGAGCCAGGCGCAGGCAGAGGGTGGCACACCCATTTCGCGTGATCAGCTACAGCCCGGCGATATCGTGACGTTCTACAGCGACAATTCGCACGTCGGAATCTATGCGGGCGACGGGAACATTCTCCATGCCTCGACATTCGGTGTTCCGGTAAAGGTGCAGTCGATGGCGGGCATGCAATTCTCCACCGCACGTCGCTATTGA